The DNA window GCAGGGGGCTGCTGTCCACCGAGGGCAAGATCCTGCGCGGCGCCGTACGGGCCTGACCGCCGCAAGGCCCGCCATCGACCCGGGGCGCGGCGGGCCAGAGGTCAGACCGGGCGGCCCACCGCCGAGGTGCGCTGGTGGCCCAGCGCGGCGGCGACGTCGGCGGCAAGCGCGGGAATGTCGCGCGCGGTCAGGGTGGAGACGGTGAGCCGGATGCCGGGGGGCGACTCCAGGCGGAAGCGGGCGCCGGGTGAGGCGGCCCAGCCGCGCTGGAGCAGGCCGGAGACGGCGGCGGCCTCGTCCCAGACGGGGATCCAGACATTGAGCCCGCTGGCACCGTGCGCGGCCACCCCCCGGTCGGCGAGCGCGGCCAGCAGGGCCTCCCGCCGCTCCCGGTAGGCGGCGGCGATCCTGGGCGCGGGGGCCGCGCCGGTCCGCCAGAGCTCGGCGACAGTGCGTTGCAGCAGATGGCTGACCCAGCCGGCGCCCAGCCGCTGGCGGCCGAGCACCCGGCCGAGGGTGTCGGCGTCCCCGGTGGCCACGGAGAGCCGCAGGTCGGGGCCGTACGCCTTGGCGGCGGACCGCACCACGGCCCACTGCCCGACCACCGGGTCCCGGCCGGGGGCGGCGGCGAGGGGCAGATAGGGCTGGTCGACGATGCCGTGGCCGTGGTCGTCCTCCACCAGCAGGACGGCGGGATGGGCGGCGAGCACCGAGCGCAGCGCGCGGGCGCGCTCGGCGGAGAGGGCGGCGCCGGTGGGGTTCTGGGCCCGGACGGTGACGACCAGGGCGCGGGCTCCGGCCGCCAGGGCGCGGGCGACATCGTCCGGCAGCGGGCCGTGGTCGTCGACGGCGACCGGGACCGCGCGCAGGCCGAGGGCGGGGACCAGGTCGAGGAGGCTGCTCCAGCCGGGGTCCTCGACGGCGACGGCGTCGCCGGGGCGCAGCCGGGCGGTGAAGATCCGTTCGATGGCGTCCAGGGAGCCGGAGGCGACGGCGAGCGGGCCGTCGGGGACGCCGTCGGCGCGAAAGGCCGCCGTGGCCAGGGCGAGCAGCCCGGGGTCGACGGCGGAGCAGCCGTAGAGGACGGGGTCGCGGTCCAGGGAGGCGGCTGCGGCGGCGGTGGCCGGGGTGAGTGGCGGCAGCAGGGCGGTGTCCGGGTTGCCGGTGGAGAGGTCGCGGGCGCCGGTCGGCACCTCCACCCGGATCTGGTCGCGGGGGGTCACTGCGGGCCGGGAGCGGATGTGGCTGCCCCGCCTGCCTGCGGTCTCGATGACGCCCCGGTCGCGGAGCAGCCGGTAGGCGGCGGCGACGGTGTTGGGGTTGACCTCCAGCTCGGCGGCCAGGTCGCGCAGCGGCGGCAGTGCCTGACCGGGAGTCAGCTCACCTGCGGAGACGGCCTGTTCGATATCGGCCGCGATCTCCGTGGCGCGGCGGCCGCGAATTCGATACTCTCCTAGCACAAAACACATTATGCACTAGTGCAGAGGGAGTTGTCATGTCGGCCAACGACACGACGCAGTACGCACGGACACCGCGCACCACCCCCACCCGGTACCGCGACCGCGCGACCTGGGAGCGGGCGGCGATCCACGCCATCCTGGACGAGGGCTACCTCTGCCACCTCGGCTTTGTGGTGGACGGCGCCCCGGTGGTGCTGCCCACCATCTACGCCCGGGTCGGTGACCGGCTGTACCTGCACGGCTCCACCGGCAGCCGGCCGCTGCGTGCCGCCGCCGCCGACCCGGGCCTGCGGGTCTGCGTCACGGTCACCCTGGAGGACGGCCTGGTGCTGACCCGCTCCGCCTTCAACCACTCGGTGAACTTCCGCTCCGTGGTCGCCCATGGCACGGCCCACCGGGTCACCGACCCCGAGGAGCTCTCGGTCGCCCTCGACGCGCTGGTCGACCAGGCCGTACCCGGCCGCTCCGCCGACTGCCGGCCCGCCGACGCGCGGGAGCTGGCCGCGACCGCCGTCATCCGGCTCGACCTGGACGAGGTGTCGGCCAAGACCCGCGACGACGGCGCGGACGACGACCCCGAGGACATGGACCTGCCGCACTGGGCCGGGGTGATCCCGATCCGCACCGTCCGGGGCACCCCCGTCCCCCACCCGGCGCTCCCGCCGGAGCAGCCACTGCCCGCGTATCTGCGCGACGCCCGCTGAAGGGAGACCCGACCGTGCTCATCCGCTCCTGGGACCGGGGCGAGGAGGCCGAGTGGCGCCGCTGGCTCGCCGAGGGCCGCGACTTCGGCGTACTCGCCGCCAACGGCCCCGCCGGCAGCGGCCCCGTGGCCACCCCGACCCACTTCCTGCTGGACGCGGACCGGGGCGAGATCCTGGTCCACCTGGCCGCCCCCAACCCGCTCTGGGCGGCGCTGCGCGCCGACCCGCACGCCACCCTCACCGTCACCGACGACTACGCCTTCGCCCCCGGCCACTGGCGGGCCGCCGACGGCACCCCGCCCGAGCACGGCGTGCCCACCAGCTACTACGCCGCCGTGCAGTTCCACTGCACGGCGGAGATCCTGGACGACCCGGCCGACAAGGCGGAGCTGCTGGTGCGGCAGCTGGCGCACTTCCAGCCGGAGACCCCGGTCGCCGCGATCACGCCGGGAGCCGAGCCCTTCGGCGAGCAGCTGCCCGGGCTGCGCGGCCTGCGGCTCACGGTGGTGCGGGTGGACGCCAAGTTCAAGTACGACGACAAGAAGACACCGGCTCAGCAGGCCACCGCCGCCGACCGGCTCGCCGAGCGTGGCCGTCCGCGCGACGCCGCCGCCCGGGCCCAACTGCTGCGCCGCGCCGCCGCGCGGGCCGGAGGCTGCCCGGCGGGTTGAGCCCTGCGGCCGGACCCGGCGGTATCACCCCATTACCGGCGATCCGGGCGTTTTGCTGGTGTCATGGGAGCGGATGACCTCCACCCGGCCTCGCGGGCGGCCCGCCCCAGTCCTCGGGAGCACACCCTGACCAGCAGCACACCGGCGCAGCGAGCCGCAGAGACGCCCCTCGCCCATGTGGTCTTCATCGCCGCGAGCGCGGCCATGGGCGGGTTCCTGTTCGGCTACGACAGCGCGGTGATCAACGGTGCGGTGACGGGCATCCAGAAGCACTTCGCCGTGGGCAGCGCCGAGACCGCCGCCACCGTCGCCGCCGCGCTGCTCGGCTCGGCGGTCGGCGCCACGGTCGCGGGATGGCTGGCCGACCGGCTCGGCCGCATCCGCGTCATGCAGCTGGCTGCGGTGCTCTTCGCCGTCAGCGGGGTGGGGTCGATGTTCCCGCCGGACATCGGGGTCCTGGCGACCTGGCGGGTGGTCGGCGGCATCGCCATCGGCATCGCCTCGGTGATCACCCCCGCCTATATCGCGGAGGTGGCACCGCCCGCCTACCGGGGTCGGCTGGGGTCCTTCCAGCAACTGGCGATCGTGCTGGGCATCGCCGTCTCGCAGCTCGTCAACTACGCGCTCAACCAGGCGGCCGGCGGCGACTCCAGCGGACTGCTGAAGGGCATCCAGGCGTGGCGCTGGATGCTGGGGGTGGAGGCGGTCCCCGCCCTGGTGTACCTGCTGATGTCGCTGGCGATCCCGGAGTCGCCCCGCTATCTGATCGCCTCCGGGCAGGAGGCCAGGGCCCGCGCCGTACTCACCGAGGTCGAGGGGCCGCGGACCGACCCGGACGCCCGGGTCGCCGAGATCCGGTCCGTGATGGCGACCGAGCACCGCTCCCGGATGCGGGACCTGCTGGGCGGCCGGGCCGGGCTGCTGCCGATCGTCTGGGTCGGCATCGGCGCCTCGGCGTTCCAGCAGTTCGTCGGCATCAATGTGATCTTCTACTACTCGTCGCTGCTCTGGCAGTCGGTCGGCATCACCGAGAGCGCATCGCTGCTGATCAGCCTCTCCACCTCGATCATCAACATCGTCGGCACCGTGATCGCCATGCTGCTGGTGGACCGGATCGGCCGCAGACCGCTGGCGCTCGCGGGCTCGACCGGCATGGCGGTCGCCCTGGCGGCGGCCTCCTGGGCCTTCTCGTACCGCACCGGCACCGGCAGCTCCGCGCACATCCCCAACCTCCAGGGCACGGTGGCCCTGGTCGCGGCGCACTTCTTTGTGCTCTGCTTCGCCTTCTCCTGGGGCGTGGTGGTGTGGGTGCTGCTCGGCGAGATGTTCCCCAACCGCATCCGGGCACTGGCGCTCGGTGTGGCGGCCTCCGCCCAGTGGCTCGCCAACTGGGCGGTCACGGTCTCCTTCCCCAGCCTCTCGGACTGGAACCTGTCCGCCACCTATGCCATCTACGCCGGGTTCGCGCTGCTGTCGATCCCCTTTGTGGCCTTCTGCATCCGGGAGACCCGGGGCCGCACCCTGGAGTCGATGGGCTGAGCGGACGTACGGGAGTCCCGAACCCGGTGTCAGGCGCTCTGCGGGACGACCGCGCAGCGGGCCTGGACCTGGGCCGGATCGATCCCGGCCGAGCGCAGGATCTGGGCGGCCCGGCAGCCCGGCTCGGCGGCGAGGGCGGCCAGCAGCGACAGCCCCACCGGGAGGCCCACCGGACGGTCCGCGACCCGCTCCAGGGCGGCGGCGGCCGCACAGCTCCAGCGGGGCCGCGCGGCGGACGGGAAGAGCCGCCCCACCGCGCCCGGGCGGTCATTGGCGGCCCGGACCGGCGGGCGGCTCTCGGCGGTGGCCCGCCAGTCCCGGCCGAAGCCGATGCTGCGCTGTACCAGGTAGCCCATCAGCCGCGCCGCCTGCCGCTGCTGCGGGGCGGCGGCGGCCAGCGCCTCGGGGTCGGACTCCAGCACCGAGTGGAGCAGATGGCCGGTGTCGACCTCCGCGTCACCGGCCCGCGCCGCCCGGCGGCGCGCTGCGGCGGCCACCGACCGCAGGGCGGCGGACATCGGGGGCGCGGAGGTGGTGCGGGAGACGTCTGGCTGCACGGTTCCACCACATCACTCGGCCCCGGGCGCGGTCGTCCGCTCGGGGGACCGTCCCGGGGTCCACCGGGAGGAGGGCCGGCACGGGCCGCGCTCCTCCGCAGGGAGGAGGCAGACCCGGCCGGGATGGCTGGGAGCAGTGTGCTGCGCAGGGTGACGGGACGTCAACCCAGAGGTACGACCCCCGTACACGCGTACCGGTCGGATCCCTCGACCAGCCGAAGAGACCAGCGTGGTGGCACCACCCGGCGGCGTGGTGCGCATACCATCGTCGGCGCGGACCGCCCGTCCGCTCGCATGCCGCGCTCGGCGTCCCAGAGGAGGGGCCATGGCCGACCCGGGGGGCTCCCGGCAGAACGTCTCCTTCCCCAGCAATGGCGCACAGGCGCACGGCTACCTCGCACTGCCGCCGTCCGGATCGGGCCCCGGCCTGGTGGTGGTCCAGGAGTGGTGGGGGCTGACGTCCCACATCGCCGCGATGGCCGACCGGTTCGCCGCCGAGGGGTTCACCGTGCTGGCGCCGGACCTGTTCGGCGGCGCCACCACCCATGACCCGGAGGAGGCCGCCCGGCTGCTGCGGGAGCTGCCGGTGGAGCGCGCCGCACGGGACCTGCGCGGCGCGGTGGACTTCCTGCTGGCGCACCCCGCCACCACCGGCGACGCGGTCGGCGCGGTCGGGTTCTGCATGGGCGGCGGCTTCGCCCTGGTGCTGGCGGCGCAGGAGGGCGACCGGGTGGCGGCGGCGGTCCCCTTCTATGGACTGCCGCGCATCCCCGAGTACGACTATCGCGGCCTGACCGCCAGGGTGCTGGGCCACTACGCGGAGCAGGACCACGGCATCCCGATGACCGCCGTGGACGAGGCGGCGGCCCGGATCGAGGCCGCCTCGGGGCGCAAACCGGAGATCCACTTCTATCCGGCGGGCCATGCCTTCATGAACGACGAGAACCTGCTGGGCACCCACGACCCGGAGCAGGCCGGCATCGCCTGGCGCCGCACCCTGGCCTTCCTGCGCAGCGTGCTCGGCTGAGGCTGCCGGGGCGGCGGCCGCCCGGTGAGCGTCACCTGGATGGACACGGCCCGGGCGGCGTCGCCATAGTCTCGGGGTGTCCACGCACCCCTCCCCCGCGCCACCCCCCGCGCCACCGGCCGGGCCGCCCGCCGGGCCGCCCGCCCCGCCGCCCGCCGCCCGCCCGTTCGCCTGGGCCGGGCGCACCTACCGCATCCAGACCGCCGCCACCGTCATCACCGGCCTGGGCAACGCCGGGGCGCCGATCGCCACCGCGTTCGCCGTGCTGCGGTCCGGCGGAGACGCGGGGGACGTCGGCTGGACGGCGGCGGCGCGGCTGCTGCCGACGGTGCTCTTCCTGCTGATCGGCGGCGCTCTGGCGGACCGGCTGCCGCGCCACCGGGTGATGGTGGCCGCCAATGCGCTGAACGCCGTCTCGCAGGCGGCGCTGGCCGTCCTGGTCCTCTGCGGCACGGTCCAGCTCTGGCAGTTGCTGGTGCTGGCGGCGGCGGGCGGCACCGGGCAGGCGTTCTACTCGCCGGCCGCCCAGGGGGTGATCCTCGGCAGCGTGGACCGTGCCCATGCGGCGCGCGCCTTCGCCGTCTTCCGCATCGCGGTCAACGCCGCCCAGATCGGCGGCGCCGCGCTGGGCGGGGCGCTGGTGGCGGCGGTCGGCCCCGGCTGGGTGCTGGCGGCGGACGCGGCCGGGTTCGCGGCCGCCGCCGGGCTGCGGACGCTGCTGGACGCGCCCGCTCGGCAGGCGGCACCGCAGGACGGCGGCATGCTGCGCGATCTGCTGGACGGCTGGCGGGAGTTCGCCTCCCGCCGCTGGCTGTGGGCGGTGGTCGTGCAGTTCTCGGTCGTCAACGCATGCCTGATCGCCACCGAAGCGGTACTCGGGCCGATCGTCGCGGACGATCGGCTCGGCGGCGCCCGGCCCTGGGGACTGGCACTGGCCGCGTCCGGCATCGGCATGGTCGCGGGCGGGCTGCTGATGGTCCGCTGGCGTCCGCGCCGCATCCTGCTGGCGGGCAACGCCGGCGTCTTCCTGTTCGCCCTGCCCTCCGCCGCCCTGGCGGCGGGTGCGCCGCTGCCGCTGCTGGCGGCGGCCATGTTCGCCGCCGGGCTGGGCGCCGAGGTCTTCGGGGTCAACTGGATGGTGGCGCTCCAGCAGGAGATACCGGAGGAGAAGACGGCCAGGGTGGCCGCCTACGACTGGCTCGGCTCGGTGGCACTCACCCCGGTCGGCACCGCCGTCGCCGGACCGGCGACCGTGGCGCTCGGCCTGGACGGGACGCTGTGGACGGCCACCGCGCTCTGCCTGGCGCTGACCGTGCTGGTGCTCGCCACCCCGGAGGTACGCCGCCTCTCCCGCACGAGGACCAGCACCCCCGCCCCTGCGTCCTCGACCCCGGCCGCTGCGGGCTGACCCTCTCGGCTGCCGTCAGGGCCAGAGCAGACCGCGACCCCAGGTGCCGTCGTGGCCCCGGGTGTACGCCAGCCGGACATGGCGGCGGCCGGACTCCCCCTGCCAGAACTCCACCTCGTCCGCGAGCACCGCATAGAGGGTGTGCCCGGGGGCGACGGCTGCGGGCTCCCGGTCCAGCAGCGCAGCCGCCCGGTCCCAGGCGTCGGCCAACTCCTCGGCATCCGCGAGGCGTTCGCTCTGGTGGCCGACCAGGGCCGCGATCCGCGAGGCCGGGCTGCGGCCGTGAAAGTCCTCGGCGGCCCGGTCGCCGCCCTCCGCCTCCACCCTGCCGCGCAGCCGCACCTGCCGCCCCTGCGCGGGCCAGTAGAAGGTGAGCGCCGCCCACGGGGTGGCGGCCAGCTGGCGGCCCTTGGGGCTGTCGGCGTCGGCGGCGAACCACCAGGCGCCCCGGGCCGCGTCCACATCGCGCAGCACCAGCATCCGGGCGTCCGGCCGTCCATCTGAATCGACCGTGCTCAAGGTGGCCACCTGGGCGTCCGGCACCTCCGCGTCGAGCGCCCAGAGCAGCCAGTCCACAAAGAGCGGCCCCGGCTCCACCGGGGCCCGCCCCGCGTCGAAGGAGGGCAGCTCCCGGGCCATCGGCGGCCGGTCCCGCAGCACCGCCGCCAGCGGACCCTCCGCCCGACCGCCCGCCCTGACGCCCTCCACCGTGTGCTGCACCGCCGCCTCCTCACCGCCCGCCCCGTCCGGCGGCCCACCTGATCATTTCCCTCAGGCCATACTGCCGCACGCCGCCCGGCGCTGCCCGGCACCCCCCACAGGGGCACCCGGCCGTGTCCCGCGCACCCCACCCGCCCCCGGAGCCACCGGCGGCACACGAGGGAGGTGGAGAAGGACGCCAGTCTGGACATCCCGCCACTGCCGGGCCTCCCGGCCCTGCCGGTGGTCCGGCTCGGCAGCTACCGGCCGCGCGGCATACGGCGGGGCGGCCGTTCGCCTGGGTCGACGATCTCGCCCCACCCCGCCCGGTACGCCGTTCGCTGGTGCCGCGCCGGGCTCAGTCCTCCTCGGCGAGGATCAGATAGAGCTTCTTGCGGGCCTCCGTGACGACCGCGACGGCCTTGGTGCGCTGCTCGGCGCTGCCCGTGGCCATCACCTGCTTCAGGGCGTCGAAGAGCCCGCCGAGGGAGTTTCTGACGTCACGCACGGCCTCCCAGTCCACATCCGGCCCGGCCGCCTCCTCCCAGGGGGACTCGGCCCCCGCGTCGGCCTCGGCGCGACCGCTCTCGGTGAGCTCGAAGAGGCGCTTGCCGCCACCCTCCTGACTGCGGATCAGCCCCTCCTCCTCCAGCATCTGGAGGGTCGGATAGACCGAACCGGGGCTGGGCCGCCAGGCACCGGAGGTGCGCTCGGCAATCTCCTGGATCATCTCGTAGCCGTGCATGGGCCGCTCCTTGAGCAGCGCCAGCAGGGAGGCGCGGACATTGCCGCGCCGGGCACGCCCGCCGTGCCGGCCCCGGCCGTGCGGACCCCGGCCGAAGGGCCCGAAGCCGCCCGGCCCAAAGCCGCCGGGACCGCCGAACGGCGGCCCGAACGGGCCGAAGGCCGGCCGCTCCTGCGGCCCGGGGTGATGGCCGTGGCGGCCGGGGTTGAAGGGGAATCCGGGTCGCATGATGTCTACCGCCTCTCGTACGGTCAGCGTTCCATCCCGATGCTTCGACGATATATCGGTAACACTCGTCGGTCAACAACCTTCCCCATCGCTCGGTGTCCGCTGCCACTGGACCTTGACCACTTGCCGCTGCGGCGGACCGGGGTGCGAGCAGTCCCGGGCGGCAGCGGTGTCCCGCAGAACGGCTGCGGGCGCGGTCACTGGGAGAGGGGGCCGATCACGCCGCCGGTGCGGGTGTGGAGGAAGCGGTCCGGACGGGTCGGACAGGGCGGCCAGGACGGTGAACACGACTCCGGAGGGGTCGTGCGAGCCGTGGAGCTCACCGGTGAGGAACTCCAGGTCGACGTCGCTCGCCTACAGCTCCTCGGCCAGGGTCGCCGGTTGGATGCCACGGCCGAGCCGCTTGTGCTCGTGGACGGCGAGCGTGACGCGGACCCCGGAGGCGCGCAGTCCGCCGGCGAGGGCGGCGGCCTTGTCCAGCAACAGCCCCGCTACCGGGGCCTCTGGACGGAGAACTCGTTGCCGTCGGGGTCGAGCATCAGCGCCCGGGCGCCGTCGCCCTCGCCGATGTCGGTGCGCGTCGCGCCGAGCGAGACCAGGCGGTCGACCTCCGCCTCCCAGTCGGCGTCGGCGGGGACCGCCAGCTCGAAGTACAGCCTGTTTGTGCCGGTCTTCGGCGCCACCGGAGGACCACCCCACGTGATCTTCGTACCGCCGTTCGGTGATTGGATCGCGGTCTCCTGGTCCTGGTCCCAGACCAGCGGCCACCGCAGCGCCGCGCTCCAGAAGTAACCGACCTCCTGCGTACCGTCGCAGGCCAGCGCTCCGATGAAGCCGGTGTCGGCGAGGAACTTGTTGCCCGCCTCGATGACGCAGAACTCGTTGCCGTCCGGATCGGCGAGCACCACATGCCCCTCTTCCGGGCGTTGGCCCACGTCGATGTGTTTCCCGCCGAATTCCAGCGCTCTGGCCACCGTCCAGTGCTGATCCTCCGGGGAGGTGCTCGTCAGGTCGAAGTGCGCCCGGTTCCGGCCGATCTTCGGCTCCTGGCTCGGCAGGAAACAGATACGGAACCCGGTGGCATCAGGGGGCAGGATCGCGACGTCGCCGTCCGGGCCGTCGGCCAACTCCCAGCCCAGCACCCCGGACCAGAAACGCGCCAGGCCCGACGGCCGGGGCGCATTGAAGCAGATCGCGAACAACCGACTGGACATACCCCGTGCATCCCCGATCCGCTGACGGTCGATACGGCGCCTCGCCCTCCCTGCAGGCGCAGCCTAGGGGTGGCCGTGCGGCACCCGCATCCGAGTTTCCGTCGCGGGGGGAGGGGGGGAGCCCGGTCCCGCACAGCTGACGATCGTGCGGAACGGCACCGGCTGAGCCGACCCGTCACGCCGGGGCGGCAGCCGGTTCGCCCTCAAGGGTGCGCAGCGCGGGCACGGCGGCGGGGCGGGCGGTCACTCGGAGGGTGATGTGTGAGCTGGTGTCACGTTTCGCGGTCGCGGCTCGGCCGCCGTATCGGGCTCACTCCTCTGCCGTGCGGCCGCCGAACGTGGCCACGGCTTCGCGGCCCTTGATCTGGTTCTCGGTGACATGGGGGCGCAGCTCGGCCTCGTAGGCGGCGAAGGCCGCGCGGTGGTCGCCGTTGGCGGCAGACAGCTGCCGGGCCAGTGAGCGGGCGCCAAGCAGAGCCTGGGAGGTGCCCATGCCCGCAGTCGGGGCAGCGCAGTACCCCGCGTCGCCGAGCAGCGCGATGCGCCCCTCCGCTGGTCGACCCGGATCACGCACCGTCCGGCGCCGTCGTCGCGCCGCGTGCCGAAGCTCCCGATCGACAGTGGCCTCGCCTTCCGGTGGGCCGTCGCGAACGCCGGCCCACGGGGCGCCTTCCGCAGGTCGATACGTGGTGCCCGCACCAGTCGACTGGAGCACCGTCGGCCGCCGAGGTACAGCATCAACGCACCCCCATCCAAGGCACGCTTCATCCACTGTGCATAGGACACTCGGTCCATGCGCCTCCGAGTCATCGACGCCTTCACCGACCGGCCCTTCTCCGGCAACCCCGCCGCCGTCTGCCTGCTCGACCTGCCCGACTGGCCGCAGGACGCCTGGATGCAGCAGGTCGCGGCCGAGCTCAACCTCTCCGAGACCGCCTTCGCCCGTCCGCTGCCCCCGGGCGGCGAGGCCGACTGGGCGCTGCGCTGGTTCACCCCCGCCGTGGAGGTGGACCTCTGCGGGCACGCCACCCTCGCCACCGCCCATGCGCTGCACTCGGACGGGTCGCTGCCGGAGGGCTCGGTCCGGTTC is part of the Peterkaempfera bronchialis genome and encodes:
- a CDS encoding aminotransferase class I/II-fold pyridoxal phosphate-dependent enzyme: MLGEYRIRGRRATEIAADIEQAVSAGELTPGQALPPLRDLAAELEVNPNTVAAAYRLLRDRGVIETAGRRGSHIRSRPAVTPRDQIRVEVPTGARDLSTGNPDTALLPPLTPATAAAAASLDRDPVLYGCSAVDPGLLALATAAFRADGVPDGPLAVASGSLDAIERIFTARLRPGDAVAVEDPGWSSLLDLVPALGLRAVPVAVDDHGPLPDDVARALAAGARALVVTVRAQNPTGAALSAERARALRSVLAAHPAVLLVEDDHGHGIVDQPYLPLAAAPGRDPVVGQWAVVRSAAKAYGPDLRLSVATGDADTLGRVLGRQRLGAGWVSHLLQRTVAELWRTGAAPAPRIAAAYRERREALLAALADRGVAAHGASGLNVWIPVWDEAAAVSGLLQRGWAASPGARFRLESPPGIRLTVSTLTARDIPALAADVAAALGHQRTSAVGRPV
- a CDS encoding pyridoxamine 5'-phosphate oxidase family protein; translated protein: MSANDTTQYARTPRTTPTRYRDRATWERAAIHAILDEGYLCHLGFVVDGAPVVLPTIYARVGDRLYLHGSTGSRPLRAAAADPGLRVCVTVTLEDGLVLTRSAFNHSVNFRSVVAHGTAHRVTDPEELSVALDALVDQAVPGRSADCRPADARELAATAVIRLDLDEVSAKTRDDGADDDPEDMDLPHWAGVIPIRTVRGTPVPHPALPPEQPLPAYLRDAR
- a CDS encoding FMN-binding negative transcriptional regulator, giving the protein MLIRSWDRGEEAEWRRWLAEGRDFGVLAANGPAGSGPVATPTHFLLDADRGEILVHLAAPNPLWAALRADPHATLTVTDDYAFAPGHWRAADGTPPEHGVPTSYYAAVQFHCTAEILDDPADKAELLVRQLAHFQPETPVAAITPGAEPFGEQLPGLRGLRLTVVRVDAKFKYDDKKTPAQQATAADRLAERGRPRDAAARAQLLRRAAARAGGCPAG
- a CDS encoding sugar porter family MFS transporter, encoding MGADDLHPASRAARPSPREHTLTSSTPAQRAAETPLAHVVFIAASAAMGGFLFGYDSAVINGAVTGIQKHFAVGSAETAATVAAALLGSAVGATVAGWLADRLGRIRVMQLAAVLFAVSGVGSMFPPDIGVLATWRVVGGIAIGIASVITPAYIAEVAPPAYRGRLGSFQQLAIVLGIAVSQLVNYALNQAAGGDSSGLLKGIQAWRWMLGVEAVPALVYLLMSLAIPESPRYLIASGQEARARAVLTEVEGPRTDPDARVAEIRSVMATEHRSRMRDLLGGRAGLLPIVWVGIGASAFQQFVGINVIFYYSSLLWQSVGITESASLLISLSTSIINIVGTVIAMLLVDRIGRRPLALAGSTGMAVALAAASWAFSYRTGTGSSAHIPNLQGTVALVAAHFFVLCFAFSWGVVVWVLLGEMFPNRIRALALGVAASAQWLANWAVTVSFPSLSDWNLSATYAIYAGFALLSIPFVAFCIRETRGRTLESMG
- a CDS encoding Clp protease N-terminal domain-containing protein, with product MQPDVSRTTSAPPMSAALRSVAAAARRRAARAGDAEVDTGHLLHSVLESDPEALAAAAPQQRQAARLMGYLVQRSIGFGRDWRATAESRPPVRAANDRPGAVGRLFPSAARPRWSCAAAAALERVADRPVGLPVGLSLLAALAAEPGCRAAQILRSAGIDPAQVQARCAVVPQSA
- a CDS encoding dienelactone hydrolase family protein is translated as MADPGGSRQNVSFPSNGAQAHGYLALPPSGSGPGLVVVQEWWGLTSHIAAMADRFAAEGFTVLAPDLFGGATTHDPEEAARLLRELPVERAARDLRGAVDFLLAHPATTGDAVGAVGFCMGGGFALVLAAQEGDRVAAAVPFYGLPRIPEYDYRGLTARVLGHYAEQDHGIPMTAVDEAAARIEAASGRKPEIHFYPAGHAFMNDENLLGTHDPEQAGIAWRRTLAFLRSVLG
- a CDS encoding MFS transporter — translated: MSTHPSPAPPPAPPAGPPAGPPAPPPAARPFAWAGRTYRIQTAATVITGLGNAGAPIATAFAVLRSGGDAGDVGWTAAARLLPTVLFLLIGGALADRLPRHRVMVAANALNAVSQAALAVLVLCGTVQLWQLLVLAAAGGTGQAFYSPAAQGVILGSVDRAHAARAFAVFRIAVNAAQIGGAALGGALVAAVGPGWVLAADAAGFAAAAGLRTLLDAPARQAAPQDGGMLRDLLDGWREFASRRWLWAVVVQFSVVNACLIATEAVLGPIVADDRLGGARPWGLALAASGIGMVAGGLLMVRWRPRRILLAGNAGVFLFALPSAALAAGAPLPLLAAAMFAAGLGAEVFGVNWMVALQQEIPEEKTARVAAYDWLGSVALTPVGTAVAGPATVALGLDGTLWTATALCLALTVLVLATPEVRRLSRTRTSTPAPASSTPAAAG
- a CDS encoding pyridoxine/pyridoxamine 5'-phosphate oxidase encodes the protein MQHTVEGVRAGGRAEGPLAAVLRDRPPMARELPSFDAGRAPVEPGPLFVDWLLWALDAEVPDAQVATLSTVDSDGRPDARMLVLRDVDAARGAWWFAADADSPKGRQLAATPWAALTFYWPAQGRQVRLRGRVEAEGGDRAAEDFHGRSPASRIAALVGHQSERLADAEELADAWDRAAALLDREPAAVAPGHTLYAVLADEVEFWQGESGRRHVRLAYTRGHDGTWGRGLLWP
- a CDS encoding PadR family transcriptional regulator; protein product: MRPGFPFNPGRHGHHPGPQERPAFGPFGPPFGGPGGFGPGGFGPFGRGPHGRGRHGGRARRGNVRASLLALLKERPMHGYEMIQEIAERTSGAWRPSPGSVYPTLQMLEEEGLIRSQEGGGKRLFELTESGRAEADAGAESPWEEAAGPDVDWEAVRDVRNSLGGLFDALKQVMATGSAEQRTKAVAVVTEARKKLYLILAEED
- a CDS encoding VOC family protein translates to MSSRLFAICFNAPRPSGLARFWSGVLGWELADGPDGDVAILPPDATGFRICFLPSQEPKIGRNRAHFDLTSTSPEDQHWTVARALEFGGKHIDVGQRPEEGHVVLADPDGNEFCVIEAGNKFLADTGFIGALACDGTQEVGYFWSAALRWPLVWDQDQETAIQSPNGGTKITWGGPPVAPKTGTNRLYFELAVPADADWEAEVDRLVSLGATRTDIGEGDGARALMLDPDGNEFSVQRPR